In Edaphobacter paludis, a single window of DNA contains:
- a CDS encoding sugar kinase: MNLGFNIPEKGTLDLLSLGAMVTRLDPGIIPFRKATEVAIHVSGGEFNVAANLSDCFGLNTGIATAMVSYPIGDLVNERVRAMGVKPFYKRFEHDGTRGPNIATVYSDQGFGVRAPVVFYNRSNEAAALLKPGDFDWKAIFAQGVRWFHSGGIFSALSETTAELLIEALKAARAAGVICSFDLNYREKLWKTVGGIKRAHEVLGKIVENVDVLVGNEEDLQKGLGFEGPEVGASSKLDPSVFLSMIDQVVKRYPNIKIVATTLREVHNTNHHSWSAVAWVNGKTVNAPTAELKVLDRVGGGDGFAAGFIYGLLSGAEPEEAIKLGWAHGALMTTFPGDTTMATLDQVKAFASGGSARIQR, from the coding sequence ATGAATCTTGGCTTCAACATTCCTGAAAAAGGCACACTGGATCTCCTGTCGCTCGGGGCAATGGTCACCCGTCTCGACCCGGGCATCATCCCATTTCGCAAAGCAACCGAGGTTGCGATTCACGTAAGCGGCGGCGAGTTCAACGTTGCGGCGAACCTGTCGGACTGCTTCGGCCTGAACACCGGCATAGCGACGGCAATGGTGTCCTATCCGATCGGCGATCTCGTCAATGAGCGCGTACGGGCGATGGGCGTCAAGCCTTTCTATAAGCGCTTCGAGCATGATGGCACACGCGGCCCGAATATCGCGACCGTGTACAGCGACCAGGGCTTTGGTGTCCGCGCCCCAGTGGTCTTCTACAACCGTAGCAATGAAGCGGCTGCGCTGCTCAAGCCGGGCGACTTTGACTGGAAGGCGATCTTTGCCCAGGGTGTTCGCTGGTTCCATAGCGGCGGCATTTTCTCCGCTCTCTCGGAGACGACTGCTGAGTTGCTGATTGAAGCTTTGAAGGCAGCCCGCGCCGCTGGCGTTATCTGCTCGTTCGACCTGAACTACCGCGAGAAGCTTTGGAAGACCGTCGGCGGAATCAAGCGTGCCCATGAAGTGCTTGGCAAGATCGTCGAGAACGTTGATGTGTTGGTCGGCAATGAAGAGGACCTGCAGAAGGGACTGGGTTTTGAAGGGCCGGAGGTTGGTGCCAGCTCCAAGCTCGATCCGAGCGTCTTCCTGTCGATGATCGATCAGGTGGTGAAGCGCTATCCCAACATCAAGATCGTTGCGACCACGTTGCGCGAGGTTCACAACACGAACCACCATAGCTGGAGCGCCGTAGCCTGGGTCAATGGCAAGACGGTGAACGCTCCGACCGCAGAGCTGAAGGTGCTCGATCGTGTCGGTGGCGGAGACGGTTTTGCCGCAGGCTTTATCTATGGTCTGCTCAGCGGAGCGGAGCCGGAAGAGGCGATCAAGCTGGGATGGGCTCATGGAGCGTTGATGACGACCTTCCCCGGTGATACCACGATGGCGACCCTTGATCAGGTCAAGGCGTTTGCCAGCGGCGGATCGGCACGAATTCAGCGTTAG
- a CDS encoding aldo/keto reductase, whose amino-acid sequence MERRSFIKAATAVGVTAATGTGLGQSASAAKPSSAATRPESPDMIYRELGRTGERVSAIGLGGFHIGKQPDAKESIHLIRQAIDRGITFMDNCWDYNGGISEVRMGQALRDGYRNKVFLMTKMDGRTKEAYNKQLEESLGRLQTDVIDLVQFHEIIRMEDPDRVFAPGGALEAAVAAKQAGKIRYIGFTGHKDPAVHLRMFETAEKHGFHFDTVQMPVNVMDAHFRSFTKEVIPVALKQGTGVLAMKTFGDNHILRSKTIEPIEALHYGLTQPVSVVITGIDSPTVLDQAIQAAKTFKPLTQTQIASLLDRTREAASEGKFELFKTTSQFDGTAANPKWLG is encoded by the coding sequence ATGGAACGCAGAAGCTTTATCAAAGCAGCGACAGCGGTCGGAGTCACTGCGGCCACAGGCACGGGCCTCGGCCAGTCCGCCTCTGCCGCAAAACCATCCAGTGCCGCCACCAGACCCGAATCGCCTGACATGATCTATCGCGAGCTTGGCAGGACCGGCGAACGGGTCTCCGCCATCGGCCTGGGCGGTTTCCATATCGGCAAACAGCCAGACGCCAAGGAAAGTATTCATCTCATTCGGCAGGCTATCGATCGCGGCATCACCTTCATGGATAACTGCTGGGACTATAACGGTGGCATCAGCGAAGTTCGCATGGGACAGGCACTCCGCGACGGCTATCGCAACAAGGTCTTCCTCATGACCAAGATGGACGGCCGCACCAAAGAGGCCTACAACAAGCAGCTCGAAGAATCTCTCGGACGCCTTCAGACCGATGTTATTGACCTCGTCCAGTTTCACGAGATCATCCGCATGGAAGACCCCGACCGCGTCTTTGCGCCAGGCGGCGCGCTCGAAGCCGCTGTCGCTGCAAAGCAGGCCGGAAAGATCCGCTATATCGGCTTTACAGGGCACAAGGACCCAGCGGTCCATCTGCGCATGTTCGAGACAGCGGAGAAGCACGGCTTCCACTTCGACACCGTCCAGATGCCGGTCAACGTTATGGACGCCCACTTTCGTTCTTTTACGAAGGAGGTTATTCCCGTCGCGCTCAAGCAAGGCACCGGAGTCCTCGCCATGAAGACCTTCGGCGATAACCACATCCTGCGCAGCAAGACGATAGAACCCATCGAAGCCCTTCATTACGGACTTACACAACCGGTCTCTGTCGTCATCACCGGTATCGATTCGCCAACCGTCCTCGATCAGGCCATTCAAGCCGCAAAGACCTTCAAGCCGCTCACCCAAACTCAGATTGCAAGTCTGCTCGATCGCACCCGCGAAGCCGCCAGCGAAGGGAAATTCGAGTTATTCAAAACGACAAGCCAGTTTGACGGTACAGCCGCCAATCCAAAATGGCTTGGCTAG
- the larB gene encoding nickel pincer cofactor biosynthesis protein LarB has product MNKSSLLELLAEVQLGSVSPEQASARLATLPFEDLDYAKIDHHRSLRNGLPEVIYAAGKSAEHTAEIFSRMAATGIDVLATRADEATAAAVLAITPAARYHQQARAITLRQSPAAEPLGHIAILCAGTSDLYAAEEAAVTAELFGTKVTRLYDVGVAGLHRLMAQRDSLVTADAVIVCAGMEGALPSVVGGLVGVPVIAVPTSVGYGASFAGAAALLGMLNSCSPNVCVVNIDNGFGAAYTATLIARAASR; this is encoded by the coding sequence ATGAATAAATCGTCCCTTCTCGAACTCCTCGCTGAAGTCCAACTCGGCAGCGTCTCCCCGGAGCAAGCCTCCGCCCGCCTCGCCACACTTCCCTTTGAAGACCTCGATTACGCCAAGATCGATCACCACCGGTCGCTCCGTAACGGTCTGCCAGAGGTTATTTATGCGGCAGGAAAATCTGCCGAGCACACTGCGGAAATCTTCTCGCGCATGGCCGCAACCGGCATCGACGTCCTCGCCACGCGAGCCGACGAGGCCACGGCAGCGGCAGTCCTCGCCATCACTCCGGCCGCCCGGTATCACCAGCAGGCACGGGCCATCACCCTCCGGCAATCGCCCGCAGCCGAGCCGCTAGGCCACATCGCCATCCTCTGCGCCGGAACCAGCGATCTCTACGCCGCTGAAGAGGCGGCTGTCACCGCCGAACTCTTCGGCACCAAAGTCACCCGGCTCTACGACGTCGGAGTTGCCGGCCTTCACCGCCTGATGGCCCAGCGCGATTCTCTTGTCACGGCCGACGCGGTCATCGTCTGCGCCGGCATGGAGGGTGCCCTCCCCAGCGTTGTGGGCGGCCTGGTCGGTGTCCCTGTGATCGCGGTCCCAACCTCGGTCGGTTACGGAGCCTCTTTCGCCGGGGCAGCAGCCCTTTTAGGCATGCTCAACTCCTGCTCGCCAAATGTTTGTGTCGTCAATATCGACAACGGCTTCGGCGCCGCTTACACCGCCACGCTGATCGCTCGCGCGGCAAGCAGGTAG
- a CDS encoding glucose 1-dehydrogenase, which translates to MGHPLFDLSGKSAVVVGGTSGIGLAMAIGLADAGADVVATSRRAEQVEEAAKAIEARGRKALRLTSDVGDRASLQAVLDETLKAFGKVDILINCAGKIKREPTLTVSEETWDDIMDTNVTGTLRACQIFGKHMLERGYGRIINIASLNTFVSLKEVTAYATSKAAVGALTKSLAVEWSSQGVTVNAIAPGVFRTPLNQKLLDESDRGKELLMRTPLGRFGKTEELIGAAVFLSSDASTFVTGEILVVDGGFLASGVNQ; encoded by the coding sequence ATGGGACACCCGTTGTTTGACTTGAGCGGCAAATCGGCCGTCGTGGTTGGTGGGACGTCGGGCATTGGCTTGGCGATGGCGATTGGGCTTGCAGACGCGGGTGCTGATGTGGTGGCAACATCGCGGCGCGCCGAACAGGTGGAAGAGGCTGCGAAAGCAATTGAGGCCAGGGGCCGCAAGGCACTTAGGTTGACGTCGGATGTGGGAGATCGTGCTTCTCTCCAAGCGGTGCTGGATGAGACGCTGAAGGCGTTTGGCAAGGTCGATATTCTGATCAATTGTGCCGGCAAAATCAAGCGCGAGCCGACGCTTACTGTGTCCGAAGAGACCTGGGACGACATTATGGATACGAATGTGACCGGGACGCTACGTGCATGCCAGATTTTCGGAAAGCACATGCTGGAACGTGGCTATGGAAGAATCATCAATATTGCTTCGCTCAATACCTTTGTCTCGCTCAAAGAAGTTACTGCCTATGCAACCAGCAAGGCTGCTGTGGGTGCGCTGACCAAGTCGCTGGCCGTCGAATGGAGTTCGCAGGGCGTGACAGTCAATGCGATTGCTCCCGGGGTGTTTCGTACCCCGTTGAACCAGAAGTTGCTGGACGAGAGCGACCGTGGCAAGGAACTTCTGATGCGGACGCCCCTGGGTCGCTTCGGCAAGACAGAAGAGTTGATTGGCGCTGCGGTGTTTCTGTCGAGCGACGCCTCTACCTTTGTTACCGGAGAGATTCTGGTGGTCGATGGCGGGTTCCTCGCCAGCGGCGTAAACCAATAA
- a CDS encoding dienelactone hydrolase family protein → MTEQDIQISMPSGATDAVLFSPNASTPLPGVLYLPDIGSIREANRTMARRLSEQGYVALLVNPFYRTSRPPVFNFPRVAGEARTIQRMGELIAPLTPGAQEEDAAAYVDFLTAQPAVRPGPIGVVGYCFSGALALRAAAVRPSQVASAASFHGGGLYKADTPASPHLVLPRVTAQLYFGHAANDKSMDEEAIKHFEQALAKWGGRYESETYKEAHHGWTVPDNPAFNPKEADRAFQKLTKLLGETLR, encoded by the coding sequence ATGACTGAACAAGACATCCAGATATCCATGCCGAGCGGTGCTACGGATGCCGTTTTATTCTCCCCCAACGCCTCCACCCCGCTTCCAGGCGTTCTTTATCTCCCTGATATCGGCAGCATTCGCGAGGCAAACCGCACCATGGCGCGAAGGCTTTCCGAGCAAGGTTATGTCGCGCTTCTGGTCAATCCCTTCTATCGCACAAGCCGTCCGCCGGTGTTTAATTTTCCCAGGGTAGCCGGTGAGGCGCGGACCATTCAGCGCATGGGAGAGCTTATAGCCCCGCTGACACCCGGCGCACAGGAAGAGGATGCCGCCGCCTATGTCGATTTCCTCACGGCACAACCTGCCGTCCGACCCGGCCCAATCGGCGTTGTGGGTTACTGCTTCAGCGGAGCGCTTGCCCTGCGCGCGGCCGCTGTCCGGCCATCACAGGTGGCCTCGGCAGCTTCTTTTCACGGGGGCGGCCTCTACAAAGCTGACACTCCCGCCAGCCCCCACCTGGTTCTCCCGCGTGTGACTGCGCAGCTCTACTTTGGCCACGCCGCCAACGACAAGAGCATGGATGAGGAGGCCATCAAGCACTTCGAGCAGGCGCTAGCGAAGTGGGGTGGCCGCTATGAGAGCGAGACTTATAAAGAGGCGCACCATGGCTGGACTGTTCCTGATAACCCAGCCTTCAATCCGAAAGAGGCTGATCGCGCTTTTCAAAAGCTGACGAAATTGCTGGGAGAGACGCTTCGCTAG
- a CDS encoding lactate racemase domain-containing protein produces MSLFFAAGSATTEMSPSDVRSNLFSALDKLGKRKKVLAVPPDFTRMHSQSGVLTELAWQYYGDSLTDVLPALGTHKAMSDEEIATMFGATPRELFRVHDWRNDIVTLGEVPSEFMYEVSEGKLDYTWPAQVNKLLRDGGHDLILSIGQVVPHEVVGMANYNKNIFVGTGGSMGIHRSHFLGAVYGMERMMGRADTPVRRVLNYASDHFAKDMPIVYVQTVIGKNDAGQLVIRGMYVGDDVECFERAAELSLQVNFKMMDREIKKAVVFLDPHEFRSTWLGNKSVYRTRMALADNAELIVLAPGVHEFGEDAAIDVLIRKYGYCGTPRTLEAVKEDPALAGNLSAAAHLIHGSSEGRFTIRYCPGHLTRQEIESVHFEYGDLAEAMAKYTPETLQDGWNTVDGEEIFYISNPGLGLWAYEGRFKK; encoded by the coding sequence ATGAGCCTCTTTTTTGCTGCCGGAAGTGCGACGACGGAGATGTCGCCGAGTGATGTGCGATCAAACCTTTTTAGCGCGCTGGATAAGCTGGGAAAACGAAAAAAAGTGCTGGCGGTTCCGCCGGACTTTACCCGGATGCACTCGCAGAGCGGCGTTCTGACGGAGCTGGCGTGGCAATACTACGGCGACAGCCTGACAGATGTGCTGCCCGCACTGGGAACGCATAAAGCGATGAGCGACGAGGAGATCGCGACCATGTTTGGCGCCACTCCAAGAGAGTTATTCCGTGTGCATGACTGGCGCAACGACATCGTGACCCTTGGCGAAGTTCCCAGCGAGTTTATGTACGAGGTGAGCGAGGGCAAGCTCGACTACACCTGGCCTGCGCAGGTGAATAAGTTGCTTCGCGATGGCGGCCATGACTTGATTCTGTCGATTGGCCAGGTGGTGCCGCACGAAGTAGTGGGCATGGCCAACTACAACAAGAATATCTTCGTCGGAACGGGCGGTTCAATGGGCATCCATCGCAGCCACTTCCTCGGCGCTGTTTATGGCATGGAGCGCATGATGGGCCGGGCAGACACTCCCGTGCGCCGGGTGCTGAACTATGCCAGCGACCACTTCGCGAAAGATATGCCCATTGTGTACGTACAGACGGTGATAGGGAAGAACGACGCAGGCCAATTGGTCATTCGCGGCATGTATGTAGGCGACGATGTCGAGTGCTTTGAGCGAGCCGCTGAGCTTAGCCTTCAAGTCAACTTCAAGATGATGGACCGCGAGATTAAGAAGGCCGTGGTCTTCCTCGATCCTCACGAATTTCGCAGCACCTGGCTGGGAAACAAGAGCGTCTATCGCACCCGCATGGCGCTTGCAGACAACGCCGAGCTGATCGTCCTTGCGCCCGGAGTGCATGAGTTTGGCGAAGATGCCGCAATCGATGTCCTCATCCGCAAGTACGGCTACTGCGGCACGCCACGAACCCTGGAGGCGGTAAAGGAAGATCCAGCGCTGGCTGGCAATCTAAGTGCAGCTGCGCACTTGATTCACGGCTCCAGTGAAGGCCGTTTCACGATTCGCTACTGCCCGGGACACCTCACCCGCCAGGAGATAGAGAGTGTCCACTTCGAGTACGGCGACCTCGCTGAAGCCATGGCAAAGTACACGCCAGAGACGCTTCAGGACGGCTGGAACACAGTCGACGGCGAAGAGATCTTTTACATCTCCAACCCGGGCCTCGGCCTCTGGGCCTATGAAGGCCGATTCAAAAAATAA
- a CDS encoding tagaturonate epimerase family protein, which produces MSEELRLPKFSLGVGDRFAHQAKAQLAACVMAADAGVEVIPVWNKSNREHMIIGSEPSQTRVAADLAVKELGWMKPYFLDADHINLKTVGRFLEPCDFFTLDVADLIGQPADPKDVEAFVKRHPELVGTVTIPHIDEPFKTDAAFVTDVANKFLAAVQDAGRIYRFLVEKKGAGKFVPEVSMDETDSPQTPVELLIILAAIADEKIPIQTIAPKFTGRFNKGVDYVGDVAQFTKEFNEDLATIAFAVKTYGLPDNLKLSIHSGSDKFSIYNAVHDAVKKFDAGVHMKTAGTTWLEELIGLAEAGGTGLEIAKEVYAEAYAHSKELCAPYATVIDIDPAKLPKPEEVNGWTSEQYTSALRHEQGNKEYNPSFRQLLHVGFKVAAKLGDRYLRALEANEEVVAKNVTTNLFERHIRPVFLGK; this is translated from the coding sequence ATGAGCGAGGAATTGAGGCTTCCGAAGTTTTCATTGGGAGTGGGTGACCGGTTTGCGCATCAGGCAAAGGCGCAGCTTGCGGCATGTGTTATGGCTGCCGATGCAGGTGTTGAGGTCATTCCGGTGTGGAACAAGTCGAACCGGGAGCACATGATTATTGGATCGGAGCCGAGTCAGACGCGTGTTGCGGCTGACTTGGCGGTAAAAGAACTGGGATGGATGAAGCCGTACTTTCTGGATGCGGACCATATCAATCTCAAGACCGTAGGAAGGTTTTTGGAGCCGTGCGATTTCTTTACCCTGGACGTTGCGGATCTGATTGGACAACCAGCCGATCCCAAGGACGTGGAAGCCTTCGTCAAGCGGCATCCGGAGCTAGTGGGCACGGTGACGATTCCGCATATCGATGAGCCGTTCAAGACCGACGCCGCGTTTGTGACTGACGTTGCGAATAAATTTCTTGCAGCAGTACAGGATGCCGGACGCATCTATCGCTTTCTGGTGGAAAAGAAGGGAGCTGGAAAGTTTGTTCCTGAGGTCTCGATGGACGAGACGGACTCTCCGCAAACGCCAGTGGAGTTGCTGATTATTCTGGCGGCGATCGCCGACGAGAAGATTCCGATCCAGACGATTGCGCCGAAGTTTACGGGACGGTTCAATAAGGGCGTCGATTATGTGGGCGATGTCGCGCAGTTCACGAAGGAATTCAACGAAGATCTGGCAACCATCGCTTTCGCGGTCAAGACCTATGGGCTGCCGGATAACCTGAAGCTGAGCATTCACTCAGGCTCGGATAAGTTCTCGATTTATAACGCGGTTCATGACGCGGTAAAGAAGTTTGACGCCGGCGTTCATATGAAGACCGCAGGGACTACGTGGCTGGAAGAGCTGATTGGATTGGCGGAGGCTGGTGGAACTGGGCTTGAGATCGCCAAAGAAGTCTATGCGGAGGCCTATGCGCATAGCAAGGAGCTTTGCGCGCCCTACGCGACGGTGATCGACATCGATCCTGCGAAACTGCCGAAGCCAGAAGAGGTAAATGGGTGGACCAGTGAACAGTACACCTCGGCCCTTCGCCACGAGCAGGGCAACAAGGAATATAACCCGAGTTTCCGGCAATTGCTGCATGTCGGCTTCAAGGTCGCGGCAAAATTGGGCGATCGGTATCTGAGAGCGCTTGAGGCGAATGAAGAGGTTGTCGCAAAAAATGTGACAACGAATTTGTTCGAGCGGCACATCCGTCCGGTATTTCTCGGCAAATAG